ATCTGGCGCGAGAAGATCGCCGTGCCCTGCCAGTTGTGTCCGATGACTTCATAGTCCGGCAGCTGATCGCCGTAGGTCAGATTCGCGCTGATCGGCCCGGTGATGAACCACCAATTGTAGTTCGAGGCGCCGTAGACGCGCAAATAGGTCTGCGCGTTGAAATTCTTCTGATACTGGAGCTTGAACAGCGCCATGCCGTTTTGCGAGCCCTCGCGCTCGCTCTGCGGTATCGCCGCGAGCGGCATGCGGTCGGTCCCCGTGTTGGGGAAGAGCATGGTCTCGACGTTCGATGTATTCGGCGGCTGATAGATCGAGCCGTTATAGACGGGGATGTCGAGATACGTCATGGGGCTCGAGCCGTACACGTCGATCAGCGTCGACGGCACGTTCAGGCCGAGATCGTTCTGCGAGCTGTAGAAGTTCTGCAAGATGTTGCTATAAATGTAGAGCGCTTGGATATCGTCTTTGCCCGAATCGTACTTGTGGGGCAGTCCGAAGTGGAAGTTGCCGATCGCTTCCTGGTCAGTGTTGGTCGCCTGCGCATACGTCACGCCCGGCGCGAAGATCGCCGTGCCGTTGCCGTCGTACACCGTGCCGTTGAGTGGTGAGCCGATCGACAGCGGGAAGAAGAAGAGCGGATTGCTGACGCCGTTGTTCTGGTCGCCGTAGCGGAACGACTGCGCCGAGTTGGCGAAGCCGACGTAGTAGCTGAAAAGGCGGTTGGGAGAGGCGCCGCCGATCTCTTCCACTGACCGGTTGTACAACGCGGGCGAGCCGATGCCGAACGAAAGATTGGCAAACCCCGGATAGGTGCCGGTGCGGATGACCTGATTTATGTACCCTGAGAGTCCGGACGCTTCAGCCGAGGCGGGTGTGCCGCCCGTATACACTTGCACTTCGGCTTGGCCGAGGTTGGACAGCGTCGAGACGGGCGCGCTGTCGGACACGCGCATGACGGGAATCCCGTCGAGCTCGTAGGCGACCTGGTCGTTGTCGCCGCCGCGGATGTACACGTTTTGATACCAGCCCTGCTGGCCTTGCTGGTACACGACGCCGGGCGCGCTGGAGATCGCGCCGTATGCCTGGTTCAAACCGCCCGAACCGGCAAGCGCCTGCGTCGCTTTCTGGCCGGCGGAGTTGATCGAGAAGACGTTGCTGGTCGTGCCGGGGCGGACGAGCGACGTGCTGCCGGTCGCGACGACCGCTCCGAGCGATCTGACCGAGCGCTGCAAGGCGATGGTGACCGTACGCGTCTGGTCCGAGATCACGGTGACGCCCGGAACGCTCTGCGCGCTGTAGCCCTCTTTCGAAGCGGTCACGGTGTACGTGTCCGGCGCGAGCGAGATAAAGCTGAAGTGCCCGTTCGCGTCCGTCTTCGTCGACGCGTTCTGCGAGGGCGACGTGACGGTCACCGCTGCATCGGCGACCGGGCCGCTATTGGTCGCGTCGACCGCCCTCCCGGTGATGCCGCCGGTCGTGCCGGCCAGCGACGGCTCCGCGAACGCGAAAAGACAAGCGGCCGCTAGCGACGCGACCGCAATCCTATACAACGACATGCGACAACTCCTGACAGAACGTCAAGCAGCTCTTGTTAAGAGTGTACTAAGAAACAAAGCCTCCGACTATGTCCGGATGCCACAATTTTCCTTCTCGTCTTTGGCGAGGAACTCCAAAACGCGAACGGCGAGCTGCAATCGGAAGCGAACGTCCGGATCTTCAAGATCGAGCTTGGTGGCTTCGACCGCGCGGGTGAGGCGATAGCGCAGCGTGTTGGGATGGATGCCCAACGTCTCGGCCGTCTCCTTGAAGTTGAAACCGGATGCGGCGAGCGTGAGCAGCGCCTTGGTGAGCGCCTCGCCGCCGCGGCGCGCCTTGAGCGCGCCGAAAAGGTCCTCGATGAACGCGGTGCGCGCGCCGGGATCGCCCATCAGCACGCGCGGCACGAGGGCGTCCTCGTACGTCCTCACGCGCGCGCCGTTTTGGTAGTTGAGCAGCGACTGCGCCTCGCGGTAGCTGCGCCGCGCGCCCTGGGTTCCGGCGTACGCCCTGCCGATGAACACCGTCACGCCATCGTCGCTCAGTCCGGCGACGATGTCGTGCGTCTCGACGTCTTCGGGCAGCAAGAACGCGACGCGGTTGAGCTGTGCGGTCAGTTGCGGCCGCGCGCCCGTGGCCGCGAGGCGGCTGCGCAGCTGCTCCGCGACCCGCTCGCGCCGTAGAAATGCCTCGCGGCTCAGCGGCAGCGGCTCAGGGATGACGGCGATGCCGACGCGATGCCGGCCGCGCGGATCGAACCCGAGCAGGCGCGCGCGCTCGATCGCCTGGGGATCGTCCTCGGCGCCCTCGAGCAACGACAGAAACGAAGCGTAGCCGAGGCGCGCCTCGGTGCCCGCCAATTCGCGCTGATGGGCGATGTGCAGCGCGGCGACGAGTGCCGCCTGCTCGGCGGCGCGGTTGTCGAGCTCCGACAGGCTCGAGTCGCCTTCGATGATCCAGACCAGCCCGACGAGTTCGGAGCCGATGCGGATCGGACACACGACGCGCGGGCTGGCCAAGCCGACCTCGGGCATCGCCTCGATGCGCAACGGGCCCGAGCTTGCTCGCACCTGCGCGAGCAGCCCCTTGGCTTCCATCGCGTCGATCATCGAGGCTGGGCTGTGCTCTGCCCGCACCGTCTCGCGGCGCACCGCATCCTCGTCACCGCCGGCTTCGTAGAACGCGAGCAGTTTGCCATCGGGATCTTCGAACGTGACGGAGCGCCAGATGAGCTCGCCGAGCGTGCGCGCCAGGTCGCGCAAGTTGGAGCCGCGCGTCGCGGCGAGCGTCAGCTCGCGGTGGATCTCTTCGGAGCGCTCGATGACGCGGTACTGCTCCGCCAGGATCGCGCGGTGCAATTCCTCGGTGATCTGCGCGAACGGGACCTCGAACGGGATCTCGAGCAGCGGCAACCCGAGTCGATCGGCCTCTTCCTTGGCGGCCGGCGTGAAATGGTCGAGATAACGCGGCACCGCCAGCGCCATCGCTGCAAGCCCCGCGCCGGTGAGGGATCGGATCTGCGCGCGCTGGTCGTGCTCGGACTTCGGCCATGCGAATCCGGTGGTCAGCAAGAACTGGCCGGGCCGGACCCACGGGGCCGGGTCGGGCATGTCGATCACGTGGGCCCAGCGGACCTCGCGCTCGAGGCCTTGGGAACCCGCCACGACCTTGGCTTCACGCAGCGACTCAGTCGCTAACGCATCGTGTACGTTCAATGTGCCGCCGGTACTAAGACAGAGCGATATTTTGTGCTTTGGGCACGTGGCTTTCGGCACTCGGACATTGATACACTACAAGCAGAGCATTCAGATAGCCATATTTCGGGACAGGAAAGGACGCTGAGAACGTGGCCATCGCAACGTCACGGACAGCCTCGCTTCTCGAGTTGCGTGCATCCGAGGTCGCGCGCGGCGTCGGCAACGCCCATCCGATCTTCATCGAACGCGGCTTGGGCGCGTCGCTGTGGGATGTCGACGGCAAGCAGTATATCGATTTCGTCGGCGGGATCGGCGTCCTCAACGTCGGCCACAGCCATCCGCGGATCACCGCCGCCATCCGCGCCCAGCTCGAACGGTTCAGCCACACCTGCTTTCAAGTGGCGATGTACGATTCGTACGTCGAGCTGGCGCGCCGGCTCAATCGCCTGGCACCCGGCCCCAGCCGCAAGAAGACGCTGTTGCTGAGCACCGGCGCCGAGGCGACAGAGAACGCGGTCAAGATCGCGCGTGAGTTCACCGGCCGGCCGGCCGTGATCGCATTCCAGCACGGCTATCATGGACGCACGCTGCTCGCGCTTTCGATGACCGGCAAGAACGAGCCGTACAAACAGCATTTCGGGCCGTTCTGCAGCGAGATCTACCACGCGCCGTACCCGTACGAATATCAAGGATGGACGACGCAGCGCGCTCTGGCGGCGCTGCAGGACGTCTTCGAATCGGACGTCGCCCCGGATCGCGTCGCGGCGATCATCCTCGAGCCGATCTTGGGCGAGGGTGGCTTCGTGCCGGCACCCGTCGAATTCTTGCGGGCGCTGCGCGAGATCGCGACGCGCCACGGCATCGTGCTCATCTGCGACGAGATTCAAACCGGCTTCGGACGCACGGGCGCGATGTTCGATATCGAGCATGCCGGCATCGAAGCCGATCTGCTGTGCGTCGCCAAGAGCGTCGCCGCCGGACTGCCGCTCGCGGCGGTGATCGGGCGCGCGGAGATCATGGATGCGCCCGCGCCCGGCGGTTTGGGCGGCACGTACGCCGGCAATCCGCTCGCGTGCGCCGCGGCGCTGGCGGTGCTCGACGTGTTCGAGGAAGAGCATCTGGTCGAGCGGGCGGCCCGCATCGGCGACAACGTGCAAGCCGCGATGCTCGATCTCAAACGCCGCTATCCCGAGCGCATCGGCGACGTGCGCGGGCGCGGCGCGAT
This window of the Candidatus Eremiobacteraceae bacterium genome carries:
- a CDS encoding PucR family transcriptional regulator ligand-binding domain-containing protein: MPKATCPKHKISLCLSTGGTLNVHDALATESLREAKVVAGSQGLEREVRWAHVIDMPDPAPWVRPGQFLLTTGFAWPKSEHDQRAQIRSLTGAGLAAMALAVPRYLDHFTPAAKEEADRLGLPLLEIPFEVPFAQITEELHRAILAEQYRVIERSEEIHRELTLAATRGSNLRDLARTLGELIWRSVTFEDPDGKLLAFYEAGGDEDAVRRETVRAEHSPASMIDAMEAKGLLAQVRASSGPLRIEAMPEVGLASPRVVCPIRIGSELVGLVWIIEGDSSLSELDNRAAEQAALVAALHIAHQRELAGTEARLGYASFLSLLEGAEDDPQAIERARLLGFDPRGRHRVGIAVIPEPLPLSREAFLRRERVAEQLRSRLAATGARPQLTAQLNRVAFLLPEDVETHDIVAGLSDDGVTVFIGRAYAGTQGARRSYREAQSLLNYQNGARVRTYEDALVPRVLMGDPGARTAFIEDLFGALKARRGGEALTKALLTLAASGFNFKETAETLGIHPNTLRYRLTRAVEATKLDLEDPDVRFRLQLAVRVLEFLAKDEKENCGIRT
- the gabT gene encoding 4-aminobutyrate--2-oxoglutarate transaminase, producing MAIATSRTASLLELRASEVARGVGNAHPIFIERGLGASLWDVDGKQYIDFVGGIGVLNVGHSHPRITAAIRAQLERFSHTCFQVAMYDSYVELARRLNRLAPGPSRKKTLLLSTGAEATENAVKIAREFTGRPAVIAFQHGYHGRTLLALSMTGKNEPYKQHFGPFCSEIYHAPYPYEYQGWTTQRALAALQDVFESDVAPDRVAAIILEPILGEGGFVPAPVEFLRALREIATRHGIVLICDEIQTGFGRTGAMFDIEHAGIEADLLCVAKSVAAGLPLAAVIGRAEIMDAPAPGGLGGTYAGNPLACAAALAVLDVFEEEHLVERAARIGDNVQAAMLDLKRRYPERIGDVRGRGAMMAMEFKHSSGAEPPTKQIIAAARERGLLMLSAGAKGCVLRVLVPLVISDADLAEGLKRMAAACDAVLR